The following DNA comes from Acidobacteriota bacterium.
TTGCTGTCCTGCTGCTGTTCGGTGCCAAGAGACTGCCGGAGATCGCGCAGGGCATGGGCAAGGGAATTAAGGAATTCCGAAGGGCGATGAAGGATACGACCGACGAAATCAAGGGGTCGATCGACCCCGACAAGGATAAGACGTCCGACACGTCGGTCAAGTCAGGAAAGTCTGACAGTAAGGGAGATAAGTGACAACGCCGCCCCGGCGGCGCATCTCCTGAGGCAAAAAATGACTACAGGCTTTGGCAAGAGTGACGTCGAGAAGATCGGCAAGGTACTGGGCGCGGAGAGGATCATATACGAGAAGGATCACTACCGCCTCAAGGTCACCAACCCGGAAGAAAAGCGCATCCTGGTGCTGGAAGTGTATCCGGAGGTGACGCTGGGCCGCTCGCGGGGCATGCTGGTGGTCATCTACACGGGCAACAGCCACCTGCAACTGCACAACTGCACGGGGTACGTGGTCTCCGAGGAACTGGCCGAAGTGACCTTTGTCGCCGAGACCGCCAGCCGGCTGTCAGGCCTGGTGGTCGAACGGGGCGCC
Coding sequences within:
- a CDS encoding twin-arginine translocase TatA/TatE family subunit, with the protein product MFGLGPWELLLIFLAVLLLFGAKRLPEIAQGMGKGIKEFRRAMKDTTDEIKGSIDPDKDKTSDTSVKSGKSDSKGDK